One region of Brachybacterium saurashtrense genomic DNA includes:
- a CDS encoding phosphotransferase family protein translates to MATDPPPGALTPLDPASPAMGERLVEVWGRGALVLPLAEDSTPLPLPGLHPRTLPPSLSGRARASLAGVGERFAAWRVSPQENASVIVRIAHVAPEELHQDLRHEIAALTLLPAEIGPAPIAVHADAAASPLGHPCVVTTDVRGVAAVPETWTGAHLHAHARLLARLHAVPAPGRGPVSLGEDPWAAVPAGAPQLLPEVEAEVRSWRERHGALLAEHGLEPFLERALEEVAGIEAQIAALDAFALCHGDLCTTNILWDGMDPATGTPRVQYIDFEWAQGDDPARDLAILGGSVHGGPWYVPLDEPQVAAFVDAYLAARAELGEVPAAVADRTALRERMRAWTAYERTAMLVHVASRATTRASHRRVLPVLRATLAAELGLPD, encoded by the coding sequence ATGGCCACGGACCCGCCCCCGGGCGCCCTCACGCCCCTGGACCCCGCCTCGCCCGCGATGGGCGAGCGTCTGGTGGAGGTGTGGGGACGCGGCGCGCTGGTGCTGCCGCTCGCGGAGGACTCCACCCCGCTGCCGCTGCCCGGCCTCCACCCTCGGACCTTGCCGCCCTCGCTCTCCGGCCGCGCCCGCGCCTCCCTCGCGGGGGTGGGCGAGCGCTTCGCCGCCTGGCGGGTGAGCCCGCAGGAGAACGCCTCGGTGATCGTGCGGATCGCGCACGTGGCGCCCGAGGAGCTGCACCAGGACCTGCGCCACGAGATCGCGGCGCTGACCCTGCTGCCGGCGGAGATCGGGCCCGCCCCGATCGCGGTGCACGCCGACGCCGCCGCCAGCCCCCTGGGCCACCCCTGCGTGGTCACCACGGACGTGCGCGGGGTCGCCGCGGTGCCGGAGACGTGGACGGGCGCGCACCTGCACGCCCACGCCCGACTCCTCGCCCGCCTCCACGCGGTGCCGGCGCCGGGGCGCGGCCCCGTCAGCCTCGGCGAGGATCCGTGGGCGGCGGTGCCCGCCGGTGCTCCGCAGCTGCTGCCCGAGGTGGAGGCGGAGGTGCGCTCCTGGCGGGAGCGGCATGGTGCGCTCCTGGCCGAGCACGGCCTCGAGCCGTTCCTCGAGCGGGCGCTCGAGGAGGTCGCCGGCATCGAGGCGCAGATCGCCGCGCTCGACGCCTTCGCGCTGTGCCACGGCGACCTGTGCACCACCAACATCCTGTGGGACGGCATGGACCCGGCCACGGGCACGCCCCGCGTGCAGTACATCGACTTCGAGTGGGCGCAAGGCGACGATCCCGCCCGCGACCTCGCGATCCTCGGCGGCAGCGTGCACGGCGGCCCCTGGTACGTGCCGCTGGACGAACCGCAGGTGGCCGCGTTCGTGGACGCCTACCTGGCCGCCCGCGCAGAACTCGGCGAGGTGCCCGCCGCCGTCGCGGACCGCACCGCCCTGCGGGAGCGGATGCGGGCCTGGACCGCGTACGAGCGCACCGCGATGCTGGTCCACGTCGCCTCCCGCGCCACGACCCGCGCCTCCCACCGGCGGGTGCTGCCGGTGCTGCGCGCCACCCTCGCCGCGGAACTCGGCCTGCCGGACTGA
- a CDS encoding fructosamine kinase family protein: MHGGAIVRGSAYGGPMSDFVKTASNAPKGYLAAEAAGLRWLAEPGAAAVVEVLEEGKEELRLARLESTTPTPEAARAFGAALARLHDAGAPGFGWSPADPAFFGPAEDPFPVSTAVEAEFATYWAEERLRPLADKVTRTLGAEGHDTVDEAIDLIADGAFDGVSGQGAEEPARVHGDLWSGNLVWTAEGATLIDPAAHGGHRLEDLAMLSLFDAPHLEEIFEGYTEEHPLPGDWEQDLPAHLLFGLLAHVHLFGEAYVDQTIGTAEAIIARAEELGF; encoded by the coding sequence CTGCACGGTGGCGCGATCGTGCGCGGGTCTGCCTACGGTGGGCCCATGAGCGACTTCGTGAAGACAGCATCGAACGCCCCCAAGGGGTACCTCGCCGCCGAGGCGGCCGGTCTGCGCTGGCTCGCCGAGCCCGGCGCCGCGGCGGTGGTCGAGGTGCTCGAGGAGGGCAAGGAGGAGCTGCGCCTGGCACGCCTCGAGTCGACGACCCCCACCCCCGAGGCCGCCCGCGCCTTCGGCGCCGCGCTGGCGCGCCTGCACGACGCCGGCGCGCCCGGCTTCGGCTGGTCCCCGGCCGACCCCGCCTTCTTCGGCCCCGCCGAGGACCCGTTCCCCGTCTCCACCGCGGTGGAGGCCGAGTTCGCGACCTACTGGGCGGAGGAGCGGCTGCGCCCCCTCGCCGACAAGGTCACCCGCACCCTCGGCGCCGAGGGGCACGACACCGTGGACGAGGCGATCGACCTCATCGCCGACGGCGCCTTCGACGGCGTGAGCGGCCAGGGCGCCGAGGAGCCCGCCCGGGTGCACGGCGACCTGTGGTCCGGGAACCTGGTGTGGACGGCGGAGGGCGCGACCCTCATCGACCCGGCCGCCCACGGCGGCCACCGCCTCGAGGACCTCGCCATGCTCTCCCTCTTCGACGCCCCGCACCTCGAGGAGATCTTCGAGGGCTACACCGAGGAGCACCCGCTGCCCGGCGACTGGGAGCAGGACCTGCCCGCCCACCTGCTGTTCGGCCTGCTCGCGCACGTGCACCTGTTCGGCGAGGCGTACGTGGACCAGACCATCGGCACCGCCGAGGCGATCATCGCGCGGGCGGAGGAGCTGGGGTTCTGA
- the gdhA gene encoding NADP-specific glutamate dehydrogenase, translated as MLDSTLQATYDQVLQRNPGEPVFHQAVREVFESLEVIQDRHPEYQDHGILTRLCEPERQIIFRVPWVDDHGVVQVNRGFRVEYNSALGPYKGGLRFHPSVNLGIVKFLGFEQIFKNSLTGLPIGGGKGGSDFDPHGRSDGEVMRFCQSFMTELHRHIGEYTDVPAGDIGVGAREIGYLFGQYKRLTNRYEAGVLTGKGLDWGGSLVRKEATGYGAAIFADEMLKARGSSVEGRRVAVSGSGNVALYAIEKVHQLGGVAVTASDSSGCVVDEQGIDLALLQQIKEVERGRIHEYAERREGARFVEGGSVWDVPVDIALPSATQNELDADAARTLVKNGLLAVSEGANMPCTPEAVTVFREAGIAFGPGKAANAGGVATSALEMQQNASRDAWSFEYTEERLTQIMKNIHSTCLETADEVGRPGDYVVGANVAGFRKVADAMIAFGVI; from the coding sequence ATGCTCGACTCGACTCTCCAGGCCACCTACGACCAGGTTCTCCAGCGCAACCCCGGGGAGCCCGTGTTCCACCAGGCCGTGCGCGAGGTGTTCGAGTCGCTGGAGGTCATCCAGGATCGCCACCCGGAGTACCAGGACCACGGCATCCTCACCCGCCTGTGCGAGCCGGAGCGCCAGATCATCTTCCGGGTGCCGTGGGTGGACGACCACGGCGTGGTGCAGGTCAATCGCGGTTTCCGCGTCGAGTACAACTCCGCGCTGGGCCCGTACAAGGGTGGTCTGCGCTTCCACCCCAGCGTGAACCTGGGCATCGTGAAGTTCCTCGGCTTCGAGCAGATCTTCAAGAACTCCCTCACCGGCCTGCCCATCGGCGGCGGCAAGGGCGGCTCCGACTTCGACCCGCACGGCCGCAGCGACGGCGAGGTGATGCGCTTCTGCCAGTCGTTCATGACCGAGCTGCACCGCCACATCGGCGAGTACACGGACGTCCCCGCCGGGGACATCGGCGTGGGCGCCCGTGAGATCGGCTACCTCTTCGGCCAGTACAAGCGCCTCACCAACCGCTACGAGGCCGGCGTGCTCACCGGCAAGGGCCTGGACTGGGGCGGCTCCCTGGTGCGCAAGGAGGCCACCGGCTACGGCGCGGCGATCTTCGCCGACGAGATGCTGAAGGCGCGCGGCTCCTCCGTGGAGGGCCGACGAGTCGCGGTCTCCGGCTCCGGCAACGTGGCGCTGTACGCGATCGAGAAGGTGCACCAGCTGGGCGGCGTGGCCGTCACGGCCTCCGACTCCTCCGGCTGCGTGGTGGACGAGCAGGGCATCGACCTCGCGCTGCTGCAGCAGATCAAAGAGGTGGAGCGCGGCCGCATCCACGAGTACGCCGAGCGCCGCGAGGGCGCCCGCTTCGTCGAGGGCGGCAGCGTGTGGGATGTCCCGGTGGACATCGCCCTGCCCAGCGCCACCCAGAACGAGCTCGACGCCGACGCCGCCCGCACCCTGGTGAAGAACGGCCTCCTGGCGGTCTCCGAGGGGGCGAACATGCCCTGCACGCCCGAGGCCGTGACCGTGTTCCGCGAGGCGGGGATCGCCTTCGGGCCCGGCAAGGCCGCGAACGCCGGCGGCGTGGCGACCTCCGCGCTGGAGATGCAGCAGAACGCGAGCCGCGATGCGTGGAGCTTCGAGTACACCGAGGAGCGCCTCACCCAGATCATGAAGAACATCCACTCCACCTGCCTGGAGACCGCCGACGAGGTGGGCCGGCCGGGCGACTACGTGGTGGGTGCGAACGTGGCCGGCTTCCGCAAGGTGGCCGACGCAATGATCGCCTTCGGCGTGATCTGA
- a CDS encoding glycerophosphodiester phosphodiesterase — protein sequence MTAQSGTTAPQRPAIVGHRGASAHAPENTLAAFRRAIEDGAQLLECDVHLSADGHVVVMHDETVDRTAAAESPLRSGAIGELTRAELDRVLLPEGERVPSLEELLAMTTVPVFIEVKAAAAAAAVAQRLRELDPASPAAGSTVISFHAGALEEIRRSAHVSVSYLVERIDEQAIATATRLGAAGIGPSIDGLSLRAAEAVHEAGLTLNPWTVNSSAQLEVALACGADSLTTDDPAWIQRELDVRAG from the coding sequence ATGACCGCGCAGTCCGGCACCACCGCCCCCCAGCGTCCCGCGATCGTCGGCCACCGCGGCGCCTCCGCCCACGCGCCGGAGAACACCCTGGCCGCCTTCCGCCGCGCGATCGAGGACGGTGCGCAGCTGCTCGAGTGCGACGTGCACCTCAGCGCCGACGGGCACGTGGTGGTGATGCACGACGAGACCGTGGACCGCACGGCCGCGGCGGAGTCCCCGCTGCGCAGCGGCGCGATCGGCGAGCTGACCCGCGCCGAGCTCGATCGAGTGCTGCTGCCGGAGGGGGAGAGGGTCCCCTCCCTCGAGGAGCTGCTGGCGATGACCACGGTGCCGGTGTTCATCGAGGTCAAGGCGGCCGCCGCCGCGGCCGCCGTGGCCCAGCGGCTGCGGGAGCTGGACCCGGCCTCGCCCGCCGCGGGCTCCACCGTGATCTCCTTCCACGCCGGCGCGCTGGAGGAGATCCGTCGCAGCGCGCACGTGTCCGTCTCCTACCTGGTGGAGCGGATCGACGAGCAGGCCATCGCCACCGCGACGCGGCTCGGCGCCGCCGGGATCGGCCCGTCGATCGACGGGCTCAGCCTGCGGGCGGCCGAGGCGGTGCACGAGGCGGGCCTCACGCTGAACCCCTGGACGGTGAACAGCTCCGCCCAGCTCGAGGTGGCCCTCGCCTGCGGGGCGGACTCCCTGACCACCGACGACCCGGCGTGGATCCAGCGCGAGCTGGACGTGCGCGCGGGCTGA
- a CDS encoding glycerophosphodiester phosphodiesterase, giving the protein MTPQQPEIVGHRGAAAVAPENTVPSFRRGVADGSQWLECDVHLSADGRDVIIHDATLDRTAQPDSPVRTGTVAELTRNQLDRALVGGGEHVPTLSQVLEAAVRDDGTRVPLLVEIKAPEATDRVVRILQEHFPPSAWKEPAAPAVVLSFHEAPLHRTRELAPQIPLMRTTTATSPEWWQSCRDLGVAHVGVRIADARQADVERAAELGARLNLWTARTEEELERALELGCDTLTVDDPAWASALISRRPAV; this is encoded by the coding sequence ATGACCCCCCAGCAGCCCGAGATCGTCGGGCATCGCGGCGCCGCGGCCGTCGCGCCCGAGAACACCGTCCCGTCCTTCCGCCGCGGTGTCGCCGACGGCTCGCAGTGGCTCGAGTGCGACGTCCACCTCAGCGCCGACGGGCGGGACGTGATCATCCACGACGCGACCCTGGACCGCACCGCGCAGCCGGACTCCCCGGTGCGCACGGGCACGGTCGCCGAGCTCACCCGCAACCAGCTGGACCGGGCGCTGGTGGGCGGGGGGGAGCACGTCCCCACGCTCTCCCAGGTGCTCGAGGCGGCGGTGCGCGATGACGGGACCCGGGTTCCGCTGCTGGTGGAGATCAAGGCACCCGAGGCGACGGACAGGGTGGTGCGGATCCTCCAGGAGCACTTCCCGCCGTCGGCCTGGAAGGAGCCGGCCGCCCCTGCCGTCGTCCTCTCCTTCCACGAGGCGCCCCTGCACCGCACCCGCGAGCTCGCACCGCAGATCCCGCTGATGCGCACCACCACCGCCACCTCGCCCGAGTGGTGGCAGTCCTGCCGCGATCTCGGGGTGGCGCACGTGGGGGTGCGGATCGCCGACGCCCGTCAGGCCGACGTCGAACGGGCCGCCGAGCTCGGTGCGAGGTTGAACCTGTGGACCGCCCGCACCGAGGAGGAGCTCGAACGGGCCCTCGAGCTGGGCTGCGACACTCTCACCGTGGACGACCCCGCCTGGGCGTCCGCGCTGATTTCGCGGCGCCCAGCCGTCTGA
- a CDS encoding ABC transporter substrate-binding protein yields MSRSPLPVSRRNLLAALGLGAGAAGLAACGAPNGSADGAESNLREGFSQADLTVPSEYEGRTPILFWAPFTGTNFEVLATQFAEFNESQDEIVAVAESVGSYADLNQKFTASLQARTVPDIVCFPELQWLQFHQSGALAPLDGYFDEEWNLDVYIQNYVAEGKAAGETYVVPFARSTPLFYYNKTRYIEAGLPEEGPETWEDLAAFAPELAKIEVEGRPLSAIAFGPDAWHGQADIWGFGGANATQDFQVTINDDKGVEWLEWMRKFIHDDGYGYLAQASGTDFASGLAAGWRGSTASLTGQTAATEGLFEIGTAYMLSKEGEQKQVPTGGSGLSLVRTDSQDRQDACAELFRFLAQPEKSAAWHIGTGYVPVVQAAQESQEVKDQVAANPNYGVALSQLENARTADYPNWDQGSVTEIGAAMGQVFGDGADPKQVLDALAATLQETLDDNREDYEAVAFEGWN; encoded by the coding sequence ATGTCCCGCAGCCCCCTCCCCGTCTCCCGCCGCAACCTGCTGGCGGCTCTGGGCCTCGGTGCCGGCGCGGCCGGCCTCGCCGCCTGCGGCGCCCCCAACGGCAGCGCCGACGGCGCCGAGAGCAACCTCCGCGAGGGCTTCTCCCAGGCCGATCTCACCGTGCCCTCCGAGTACGAGGGCCGCACCCCGATCCTGTTCTGGGCGCCCTTCACCGGCACCAACTTCGAGGTCCTCGCGACGCAGTTCGCGGAGTTCAACGAATCCCAGGACGAGATCGTCGCGGTCGCCGAATCGGTGGGCTCCTACGCGGACCTCAACCAGAAGTTCACCGCGTCCCTCCAGGCCCGCACCGTGCCGGACATCGTCTGCTTCCCCGAGCTGCAGTGGCTCCAGTTCCACCAGTCCGGTGCCCTGGCCCCGCTGGACGGCTACTTCGACGAGGAGTGGAACCTGGACGTCTACATCCAGAACTACGTCGCCGAGGGCAAGGCCGCCGGGGAGACCTACGTGGTCCCCTTCGCCCGCTCGACGCCGCTGTTCTACTACAACAAGACCCGCTACATCGAGGCCGGTCTGCCCGAGGAGGGCCCCGAGACCTGGGAGGACCTCGCCGCGTTCGCCCCCGAGCTCGCCAAGATCGAGGTCGAGGGCCGCCCGCTGTCCGCGATCGCCTTCGGCCCCGACGCCTGGCACGGCCAGGCCGACATCTGGGGCTTCGGCGGCGCGAACGCCACCCAGGACTTCCAGGTCACGATCAACGACGACAAGGGCGTCGAATGGCTGGAGTGGATGCGGAAGTTCATCCACGACGACGGCTACGGCTACCTCGCCCAGGCCTCGGGCACCGACTTCGCCTCCGGGCTCGCCGCCGGCTGGCGGGGCTCGACCGCCTCGCTCACCGGCCAGACCGCGGCCACCGAGGGGCTCTTCGAGATCGGGACCGCGTACATGCTCTCCAAGGAGGGCGAGCAGAAGCAGGTGCCGACCGGTGGCTCGGGTCTGTCGCTCGTGCGCACCGACTCCCAGGACCGCCAGGACGCCTGCGCCGAGCTGTTCCGCTTCCTGGCGCAGCCGGAGAAGTCCGCCGCCTGGCACATCGGCACCGGCTACGTGCCGGTGGTCCAGGCCGCCCAGGAGTCCCAGGAGGTCAAGGACCAGGTCGCCGCGAACCCGAACTACGGCGTCGCGCTGAGCCAGCTGGAGAACGCCCGCACCGCGGACTACCCCAACTGGGATCAGGGCTCGGTCACCGAGATCGGCGCCGCGATGGGCCAGGTCTTCGGCGACGGCGCGGACCCGAAGCAGGTCCTGGACGCCCTCGCGGCCACCCTCCAGGAGACGCTGGACGACAACCGCGAGGACTACGAGGCCGTCGCCTTCGAGGGCTGGAACTGA
- a CDS encoding carbohydrate ABC transporter permease produces MSAQTLDPDTLENPSAAAPPNRGRDRGPRRPHWATGLMIAGVLATIAVFLIPLYWLFSSAMKPHQDIYTWPLQWIPRELTLGNFVEAWGSAPFDRFFLNSIITTGVGTVLEISLAILCAYAFVFVDFPFKKAVFVLIVGSLMLPGHVTLIVNYITVANLGWLNSYQGIILPGIASAFAMFLLFQSMRTIDKDILQAAEIDGAGHLRRMLTIVVPLSSPMILTATLIVMVGKWNEYVWPLIVTSTADMRTLPIGLLFLRSQEGYSNWGVIMAGAVFVSLPMLILFFLAQKRIIGGLAAGAMK; encoded by the coding sequence ATGAGCGCGCAGACCCTCGATCCGGACACGCTCGAGAACCCCTCCGCCGCCGCGCCGCCCAACCGGGGCCGCGATCGCGGCCCGCGCCGCCCGCACTGGGCGACCGGCCTGATGATCGCCGGCGTGCTCGCGACGATCGCGGTGTTCCTCATCCCGCTGTACTGGCTGTTCTCCTCCGCCATGAAGCCGCACCAGGACATCTACACCTGGCCGCTGCAGTGGATCCCCCGGGAGCTCACCCTGGGCAACTTCGTGGAGGCCTGGGGCAGTGCCCCCTTCGACCGGTTCTTCCTCAACTCGATCATCACCACCGGGGTGGGCACCGTCCTCGAGATCTCCCTCGCGATCCTGTGCGCCTACGCCTTCGTGTTCGTGGACTTCCCGTTCAAGAAGGCCGTCTTCGTGCTGATCGTCGGCTCGCTGATGCTGCCCGGTCACGTCACCCTGATCGTCAACTACATCACCGTGGCGAACCTGGGCTGGCTCAACTCCTATCAGGGCATCATCCTGCCGGGCATCGCCAGCGCCTTCGCGATGTTCCTGCTGTTCCAGTCCATGCGCACCATCGACAAGGACATCCTGCAGGCCGCGGAGATCGACGGGGCGGGCCACCTGCGCCGCATGCTCACCATCGTGGTGCCGCTGTCCAGCCCGATGATCCTCACCGCCACGCTGATCGTCATGGTCGGCAAGTGGAACGAGTACGTGTGGCCGCTGATCGTCACCAGCACCGCGGACATGCGCACCCTGCCCATCGGCCTGCTCTTCCTGCGCAGCCAGGAGGGGTACAGCAACTGGGGCGTGATCATGGCCGGCGCCGTGTTCGTCTCCCTGCCGATGCTGATCCTCTTCTTCCTCGCCCAGAAGCGCATCATCGGCGGCCTCGCCGCCGGCGCCATGAAGTGA
- a CDS encoding carbohydrate ABC transporter permease has product MSITVRSPRTEPAVPSGPVPPEEPVGPSGGDAPMRQGRSERRRRSPQRRRRARRDALLFGALIAPNLIAIIVFSYYPALYNIGLSFFDWDFVAPSPEWVGLANYTDLFTDAGFGQVIVNTLIFTGVSVVGSLVLGLLLGSLLATKVPLTGFAQTMAFAPHMLPGAAVGILWLFMFDPNYGLSRWVFSLFGAASPAWTTTSDWSLWAITIAYTWQRLGFVTVICYTAILDLPKDLYEAAALDGAHGWKLFRHLTLPLLSPITFFLSITGIISAAQAFDIISIMTSGGPGVSSSTLSWMVYEEAFQKFDIGTASAAATVLLVVLLIITYVQVRYGDKKVNYDS; this is encoded by the coding sequence ATGTCGATCACCGTCCGCAGCCCTCGCACGGAGCCCGCGGTCCCGTCCGGGCCCGTGCCGCCCGAGGAGCCCGTCGGCCCCTCCGGGGGCGACGCCCCGATGCGGCAGGGCCGGAGCGAGAGGCGCCGGCGCTCGCCGCAGCGCCGCCGCCGCGCCCGCCGCGACGCCCTGCTCTTCGGCGCCCTGATCGCCCCGAACCTCATCGCGATCATCGTCTTCTCGTACTACCCCGCGCTGTACAACATCGGGCTCAGCTTCTTCGACTGGGACTTCGTGGCCCCGAGCCCCGAGTGGGTGGGGCTGGCGAACTACACCGACCTGTTCACCGACGCGGGCTTCGGGCAGGTCATCGTCAACACGCTGATCTTCACCGGCGTGAGCGTGGTGGGCTCCCTCGTCCTCGGCCTGCTGCTGGGGAGCCTGCTGGCCACGAAGGTGCCGCTGACCGGCTTCGCCCAGACCATGGCCTTCGCCCCGCACATGCTGCCCGGAGCCGCCGTCGGCATCCTGTGGCTGTTCATGTTCGACCCGAACTACGGCCTCTCCCGCTGGGTGTTCTCCCTGTTCGGTGCGGCCTCGCCGGCGTGGACCACCACCTCGGACTGGTCCCTGTGGGCGATCACGATCGCCTACACCTGGCAGCGGCTCGGGTTCGTCACGGTCATCTGCTACACCGCGATCCTCGACCTGCCCAAGGACCTGTACGAGGCCGCGGCCCTCGACGGCGCGCACGGCTGGAAGCTGTTCCGCCACCTCACCCTGCCGCTGCTGAGCCCGATCACGTTCTTCCTCTCGATCACCGGGATCATCTCCGCCGCCCAGGCCTTCGACATCATCTCGATCATGACCAGCGGCGGCCCCGGGGTGTCCTCGAGCACGTTGAGCTGGATGGTCTACGAGGAGGCCTTCCAGAAGTTCGACATCGGCACCGCGTCGGCTGCCGCCACCGTGCTGCTCGTCGTGCTGCTGATCATCACGTACGTCCAGGTCCGCTACGGCGACAAGAAGGTGAACTACGACTCATGA
- a CDS encoding LacI family DNA-binding transcriptional regulator, producing the protein MPRPPTMEDVARAAGVSRSTVSRVFQNGGERVSADATVRIHEAAKRLGYVHNLVASGLALRRGRQLGLLIRDATNPAYGHLHAEMNRAVQGVDRQLISVTASRHDYGTAEVEGLNRLIGQRVAGVFVGTGVTAAEDLVETVTATPMMIVGRPNDHPQIESVSYDERTHGRLMADAIAAAGHRRIAVLTAPLLYSRVFDLRMRSLAERCGELGLTTIPVDLLPVEHGVARALDVAREEALSCIVCPVDFVALDLLRAAVARGVRIPEDVSTVGFDGLGDGLDLLGLATVRLPVAEVAREAVTRMEALLVATQEDAEGPPPPGGDQGGVDATARARHLVIPGRFLPGRTLSSAPEHLRT; encoded by the coding sequence ATGCCCCGACCACCGACGATGGAGGATGTCGCACGAGCCGCCGGCGTCTCCCGCTCCACCGTCTCGCGGGTGTTCCAGAACGGCGGGGAGCGCGTCTCCGCGGATGCGACGGTCCGGATCCACGAGGCCGCCAAGCGCCTGGGATACGTGCACAACCTCGTGGCCAGCGGTCTGGCGTTGCGGCGGGGCCGGCAGCTCGGCCTGCTGATCCGCGATGCCACCAATCCCGCCTACGGCCACCTCCACGCCGAGATGAACCGGGCGGTGCAAGGCGTCGACCGCCAGCTCATCTCGGTGACCGCCTCGCGCCACGACTACGGCACCGCCGAGGTGGAGGGGCTGAACCGGCTGATCGGGCAGCGAGTGGCGGGGGTGTTCGTGGGCACCGGGGTGACGGCCGCGGAGGATCTCGTGGAGACGGTCACCGCGACGCCGATGATGATCGTCGGCCGCCCCAACGACCACCCGCAGATCGAGTCCGTCAGCTACGACGAGCGCACCCACGGCCGGCTGATGGCCGACGCGATCGCCGCGGCGGGACACCGCCGGATCGCGGTGCTCACCGCCCCTCTGCTCTACTCCCGGGTGTTCGACCTGCGGATGCGCAGTCTCGCCGAGCGCTGCGGGGAACTGGGCCTCACCACGATCCCGGTGGATCTGCTGCCCGTGGAGCACGGCGTGGCGCGCGCTTTGGACGTGGCCCGCGAGGAGGCGCTGAGCTGCATCGTCTGTCCGGTGGACTTCGTCGCCCTGGACCTGCTGCGCGCCGCCGTCGCCCGCGGGGTGCGGATCCCCGAGGACGTCAGCACCGTGGGCTTCGACGGGCTGGGGGACGGCCTCGACCTGCTGGGCCTGGCGACGGTCCGGCTCCCGGTGGCCGAGGTCGCCCGCGAGGCCGTCACCAGGATGGAGGCGCTCCTGGTGGCGACCCAGGAGGATGCCGAGGGTCCGCCTCCACCCGGCGGCGACCAGGGCGGTGTCGACGCGACGGCGCGGGCCCGTCACCTGGTCATCCCCGGCCGGTTCCTGCCCGGCCGGACGCTGTCGAGCGCCCCCGAGCACCTGCGCACCTGA
- a CDS encoding ferritin, which yields MKMSTDLEKKFQEQITLEFAASITYRQLAIEADEQDLPGIAAWLRHQADEEIVHANKFIQHVSDRGNHAAIGTITEPGVKPGLSVLEIFEAALAHEEKVSEAIRELYRSADKEGDYDSRPLLNWFVDEQIEEEATASEIIGRLKLIGDDGSGLLRLDAELGERPAGSTEADGE from the coding sequence ATGAAGATGAGCACCGACCTTGAGAAGAAGTTCCAGGAGCAGATCACCCTGGAGTTCGCCGCCTCGATCACCTACCGCCAGCTGGCCATCGAGGCCGACGAACAGGACCTCCCGGGCATCGCCGCGTGGCTCCGCCACCAGGCCGACGAGGAGATCGTGCACGCCAACAAGTTCATCCAGCACGTCTCGGACCGCGGCAACCACGCCGCGATCGGCACCATCACCGAGCCCGGCGTGAAGCCCGGCCTCTCGGTGCTGGAGATCTTCGAGGCCGCCCTCGCGCACGAGGAGAAGGTCTCCGAGGCGATCCGCGAGCTGTACCGCAGCGCGGACAAGGAGGGCGACTACGACTCCCGCCCGCTGCTGAACTGGTTCGTGGACGAGCAGATCGAGGAGGAGGCCACGGCCTCGGAGATCATCGGCCGCCTGAAGCTGATCGGCGACGACGGCTCCGGCCTGCTCCGCCTCGACGCCGAGCTCGGCGAGCGCCCGGCCGGCTCCACCGAGGCCGACGGGGAGTGA
- a CDS encoding endonuclease domain-containing protein: MIPSRAPEVHVRTRRQLARAGHRRREIETLVERGVVERLGGGFYGTVQTPPHVRAALRRGHRLTCVDALELYGFWIPRQSGAHEARRRVGPSAGESAACRGSGVVLHTSALRTWPDEHPVLPKLTALEHAMHCLGADHAAVVLESGLNRRLISSDEANEVTRSLSARRRRRLFPLVRAAESGTETLVRRALQRRGVSVRVQVEIPGVGRVDLVVGEGLIIECDSATHHSDPEAYAKDRRRDRVARRRGYTVVRLTYEDVMVSWEEVLPDLLVMLRRGDHRIARSQRSARLDGDGLLRDPRDEAGALRSR, translated from the coding sequence ATGATCCCCTCCCGCGCTCCCGAGGTCCACGTCCGCACCAGGCGCCAGCTGGCGAGGGCCGGTCACCGTCGGCGCGAGATCGAGACGCTGGTGGAGCGTGGCGTGGTGGAGCGGCTGGGCGGAGGGTTCTACGGCACGGTGCAGACGCCGCCGCACGTCCGAGCGGCTTTGCGCCGGGGGCATCGCCTTACCTGTGTGGACGCCCTCGAGCTCTACGGGTTCTGGATCCCCCGGCAGAGCGGGGCCCATGAGGCGCGGCGGCGCGTGGGACCGTCTGCTGGGGAGTCCGCCGCCTGCCGCGGGAGCGGGGTCGTCCTGCACACCTCCGCGCTGCGCACCTGGCCCGACGAGCACCCCGTGCTCCCGAAGCTCACGGCGCTCGAGCACGCCATGCACTGCCTGGGCGCAGATCATGCGGCGGTGGTGCTCGAATCGGGGCTGAACCGGCGCCTGATCAGCAGTGATGAGGCGAACGAGGTGACGAGGTCGCTGTCGGCAAGGCGACGGCGCCGACTCTTCCCGCTGGTCCGGGCCGCGGAATCCGGAACGGAGACCCTCGTGCGCCGCGCGCTCCAGCGGCGCGGTGTCTCCGTGCGGGTGCAGGTGGAGATCCCGGGTGTGGGCCGCGTCGACCTCGTGGTGGGGGAGGGGCTGATCATCGAGTGCGACAGCGCCACCCACCACTCGGACCCGGAGGCGTACGCGAAGGATCGACGGCGGGACCGCGTGGCCCGGCGCCGGGGATACACCGTGGTGCGGCTGACCTACGAGGACGTCATGGTCTCGTGGGAGGAGGTGCTGCCGGACCTCCTGGTGATGCTGCGCAGGGGCGACCATCGGATCGCGCGGTCGCAGCGGTCGGCCCGGCTCGATGGCGACGGCCTGCTGCGGGACCCGCGTGATGAGGCCGGTGCCCTGCGGTCGCGGTGA